The Gemmatimonadaceae bacterium genome has a window encoding:
- a CDS encoding ABC transporter permease has protein sequence MLDKAQRRRLLGDNRARFGLAVVVIMTLAAIAAPLITTQDPLHIDLSQLLQRPSAEHWLGTDVQGRDIWSRLVYGARVSLTVGLISQGIALLLGVTLGLLAGYYAGWVDEVIMRLADVTLAFPTLLLLIAMVAAFQPSMAVVFATIGVVGWAGMARLVRGQVLVVRQLEYVQAIRALGARDWRIMLGHVLPNVIAPVVIAATLGVAGAIMAEAALSFLGLGVPPPAPSWGSMIADGRDLDQLRRAPWTSVFPGMAIGAAVLGFNLLGDALRDALDPKQYYKAPPSPV, from the coding sequence TTGTTAGACAAGGCACAGCGACGGCGCCTCCTGGGCGACAACCGCGCGCGGTTCGGCCTCGCGGTCGTCGTGATCATGACGCTGGCTGCGATCGCTGCGCCTCTCATTACGACGCAGGATCCGCTTCACATCGATCTCTCGCAGCTGCTCCAGAGGCCTTCGGCTGAGCACTGGCTCGGCACCGACGTTCAGGGGCGCGACATCTGGTCGCGCCTCGTTTATGGTGCACGCGTGTCGCTTACGGTGGGACTCATCTCGCAGGGGATCGCGCTTCTCCTCGGTGTGACGCTGGGATTGCTGGCCGGCTACTACGCCGGGTGGGTGGATGAGGTCATCATGCGTCTCGCCGACGTCACGCTGGCGTTCCCGACTCTGCTCCTGCTCATCGCGATGGTAGCGGCGTTCCAGCCTTCAATGGCAGTTGTCTTTGCGACGATCGGCGTCGTGGGATGGGCAGGAATGGCGCGCCTGGTTCGCGGGCAGGTGCTGGTTGTCCGCCAGCTCGAGTACGTGCAGGCGATACGCGCGCTCGGTGCGCGCGACTGGCGAATCATGCTCGGGCATGTTCTACCGAACGTCATCGCGCCGGTTGTCATTGCCGCCACGCTGGGGGTCGCCGGAGCAATAATGGCGGAGGCGGCGCTGTCGTTCCTGGGGCTTGGCGTTCCACCACCGGCTCCGAGCTGGGGGTCGATGATCGCCGATGGGCGCGACCTCGACCAGCTGCGCCGCGCACCATGGACTTCTGTGTTCCCGGGAATGGCGATCGGTGCCGCTGTTCTCGGCTTCAATCTGCTCGGTGACGCGCTTCGCGACGCGCTCGATCCAAAGCAGTATTACAAGGCGCCGCCGAGTCCGGTATGA
- a CDS encoding PQQ-dependent sugar dehydrogenase — translation MKLILLLGASVLLSCRGQGDSIGNEASAAPSSPASNASDSNVALDAPPVAQARLTATTVRLEQVGDRFRSPVFITSPPGDSRLFVVEQAGRIRVLKQGRVLDQPFLDISARVRSGGEQGLLSMAFHPDYGTNRWFYVNFTDRNGDTHIERFTASANADVADLGSMLLVLKIDQPYSNHNGGLVMFGPDGMLYIGMGDGGSGGDPQGNGQNPRALLGKMLRVNVSRAEPYTIPAGNPFANGQRGAPEVWATGIRNPWRFSFDRSANLLYIGDVGQNRQEEINVAPASRAGINYGWNIMEGSSCFRSSSCDRDGLHAPAVSISQSDGACSVIGGYVYRGRRIPEIVGHYFYSDYCAGWLRSFRYQNGAAADRRSWKIQDIGNVVSFGEDSSGELYIVAENGRIYRFAGVS, via the coding sequence ATGAAGCTGATTCTGTTGTTGGGGGCGAGCGTTCTGCTGAGCTGCAGGGGTCAGGGCGACTCAATCGGCAACGAGGCGTCGGCTGCGCCGTCGTCACCTGCGTCAAATGCTTCTGATTCCAACGTTGCCCTCGATGCCCCTCCGGTTGCGCAGGCACGACTCACGGCCACGACTGTTCGTCTCGAGCAGGTAGGAGATCGCTTCCGCAGTCCGGTTTTCATCACCTCTCCGCCTGGAGATTCAAGGTTGTTCGTGGTGGAGCAGGCCGGACGGATACGTGTTTTGAAGCAAGGGCGTGTCCTGGACCAGCCATTTCTGGACATCTCCGCGCGTGTGCGTAGCGGCGGCGAGCAGGGTCTGCTCAGCATGGCGTTCCACCCCGACTATGGCACGAATCGCTGGTTCTACGTGAACTTCACCGACAGGAACGGTGACACTCACATCGAGCGATTCACGGCGAGCGCCAATGCGGACGTTGCCGACCTCGGATCGATGCTGCTCGTTCTCAAGATCGATCAGCCGTATTCGAATCATAACGGCGGTCTGGTGATGTTCGGGCCCGACGGAATGCTGTACATCGGGATGGGCGACGGCGGCAGCGGTGGGGATCCGCAAGGGAACGGGCAAAACCCGCGCGCGCTGCTCGGCAAAATGCTGCGAGTCAACGTCAGCAGGGCGGAGCCGTACACCATTCCGGCCGGCAATCCCTTCGCGAACGGGCAGCGCGGGGCGCCCGAAGTGTGGGCGACGGGGATCCGGAATCCATGGCGTTTTTCGTTCGACCGCAGTGCCAACCTCCTGTACATCGGCGACGTAGGGCAGAACCGTCAGGAGGAGATCAACGTGGCGCCGGCGTCGCGAGCGGGCATCAATTATGGCTGGAACATCATGGAGGGCTCGAGCTGCTTTCGCTCTTCGAGCTGCGACCGTGACGGGCTGCATGCGCCGGCGGTGTCGATCAGCCAGAGCGACGGCGCGTGCTCGGTGATCGGTGGCTATGTGTACCGCGGCCGCCGGATTCCGGAAATCGTCGGACACTATTTCTACTCGGACTACTGCGCTGGCTGGCTGCGGAGCTTCCGTTATCAGAACGGTGCGGCAGCGGATCGGCGGTCGTGGAAGATCCAGGATATCGGCAACGTTGTTTCGTTCGGCGAGGATTCATCCGGGGAGCTGTACATCGTCGCCGAGAATGGGAGGATCTACCGGTTCGCGGGCGTCAGCTGA
- a CDS encoding FAD-binding oxidoreductase, which yields MISRRDFLQLTATAGVATVVAPACSPSRLRSANTDGISVNDVHSHLNPSRVRAILRPQTTEAVQAAVRAARTDGRAISIAGGRHAMGGQQFGEGTTLIDMGGLARVVEFDRVKGEIEVEAGIQWPELYKYLVDSQQGAKEHWAFVQKQTGADKLSIGGALAANVHGRGLKLAPFVGDVAAFTIVGPDGEGRRCSRSENAELFRAAIGGYGLFGIIVTVRLRLTRRHLVQRIVEVIDIDDLPSMFERRIADGFEYGDFQFATELSVDALLRKGVFSCYRPVDESMPMPTNRASLKPENWHELIYLAHVDRARAFQAYSSYYLTTSGQYYWSDEHQMSTYLPDYHESLGERLGAHARGSEMITEIYVPRDSLVRFMADVRSDFLRHRSDLIYGTIRLIERDTETMLPWAKQPYACIIFNLHVMPDAAGIVKATQDFRRLIDRGLSYGGSYYLTYHRWAERYQVAAAYPQFAEFLRLKRRLDPAEVFQSEWYRHYRRMFSDQI from the coding sequence ATGATCTCTCGACGTGACTTTCTCCAGTTAACCGCCACCGCGGGGGTTGCAACAGTCGTTGCTCCTGCCTGCAGCCCCAGCCGATTACGAAGCGCGAACACGGATGGGATCAGCGTCAACGACGTTCATTCGCACCTCAACCCTTCGCGTGTTCGCGCGATCCTGCGCCCGCAAACGACCGAGGCCGTACAGGCCGCGGTCCGCGCCGCCCGCACTGACGGGCGAGCGATCAGCATCGCCGGGGGAAGACACGCAATGGGTGGCCAGCAGTTCGGCGAAGGAACGACTCTCATCGACATGGGCGGCCTCGCGCGCGTCGTCGAGTTCGATCGAGTCAAGGGAGAAATCGAAGTCGAGGCCGGAATTCAGTGGCCCGAGCTGTACAAGTATCTCGTAGACAGCCAGCAAGGAGCGAAGGAGCACTGGGCGTTCGTTCAGAAGCAGACAGGCGCCGACAAGCTGAGCATCGGCGGCGCGCTCGCCGCGAATGTGCACGGTCGCGGACTCAAGCTGGCGCCGTTCGTCGGAGACGTTGCGGCGTTCACTATTGTAGGGCCGGATGGTGAAGGGCGCCGGTGCAGCAGAAGCGAGAACGCAGAGCTGTTTCGCGCTGCCATCGGCGGATACGGTCTCTTCGGCATCATCGTCACCGTTCGACTCCGACTCACCCGGAGACATCTGGTGCAGCGCATCGTCGAGGTGATCGATATCGATGATTTACCCTCGATGTTCGAGCGGCGCATCGCTGACGGCTTCGAGTACGGTGATTTTCAGTTCGCGACAGAGCTCAGTGTGGACGCTCTGCTGAGGAAAGGAGTGTTCTCCTGCTATCGTCCGGTGGATGAGTCGATGCCAATGCCGACCAACCGCGCATCACTCAAGCCCGAGAACTGGCACGAGCTGATCTATCTCGCTCATGTGGACCGCGCCCGCGCGTTTCAGGCTTACTCGAGCTACTACCTCACGACGTCGGGTCAGTATTACTGGTCAGACGAGCATCAGATGAGCACGTATCTGCCCGATTACCACGAGTCTCTTGGCGAGCGGCTCGGCGCACACGCGCGCGGAAGTGAGATGATAACGGAGATCTACGTCCCGCGCGATTCGCTCGTCCGTTTCATGGCTGATGTACGCTCTGACTTTCTGCGCCACAGATCCGATCTGATCTACGGCACGATCCGCCTGATCGAGCGCGACACCGAGACAATGCTGCCGTGGGCGAAGCAGCCCTACGCGTGCATCATCTTCAACCTCCACGTGATGCCCGACGCCGCCGGGATCGTAAAGGCGACGCAGGACTTCCGACGGTTGATCGACCGCGGCCTTTCGTATGGCGGCAGCTACTATCTCACGTATCACCGGTGGGCGGAACGCTACCAGGTTGCAGCCGCATACCCGCAGTTCGCGGAATTCCTGCGGCTCAAGCGACGACTCGATCCTGCCGAAGTTTTTCAGAGCGAGTGGTACCGCCACTATCGGAGGATGTTCTCGGATCAGATTTGA
- a CDS encoding glycosyltransferase, protein MRILLIGSQNQWRMEAAVERAFQRAGHETLLIDDRRTKRLIGRRLTQTWATRHARKFSPDFVFLSKCLALDPDTVDEIIHDRPNAMWYHDPQWHSEVQRPDIAHIATIGRLARTFFVTGFVPEWSAHGLRAKFLPAAADAAITPVPEEPFFKAEISFIGTGYDPVRADLLMAVAKHHDLRVWGLGWEPWRDKLQWGGRPVEGAEFAAVCSSSHVVLGINPTRAAGGPTYTSDRTWMVMMAGGFLLTQYSPGLAAMLHDGVHCAFYHDVDSCVTRVFHFLASVRERHVIRSAGEQFVRANHTYDQRIPFLLEDRKWTNPL, encoded by the coding sequence ATGCGCATTCTCCTTATCGGCAGCCAGAACCAGTGGCGCATGGAAGCCGCTGTCGAGCGCGCATTCCAGCGCGCCGGCCACGAAACGCTGCTCATTGACGACCGCCGCACAAAGCGGCTCATCGGCCGGCGGCTCACGCAGACTTGGGCAACGCGACATGCTCGAAAATTCAGCCCCGACTTCGTCTTCCTTTCGAAGTGCCTCGCGCTCGATCCCGACACGGTTGACGAGATCATTCACGATCGCCCGAACGCGATGTGGTACCACGATCCCCAGTGGCATTCCGAGGTACAGCGTCCGGACATCGCGCACATCGCCACAATTGGAAGGCTCGCCCGCACATTCTTCGTCACCGGATTCGTTCCCGAATGGAGCGCGCACGGGCTTCGCGCGAAGTTCCTTCCGGCTGCGGCCGATGCCGCCATCACTCCCGTCCCGGAAGAGCCGTTTTTCAAAGCTGAGATTTCCTTCATTGGCACCGGCTACGACCCTGTGCGGGCGGACCTTCTCATGGCTGTCGCGAAGCACCATGATCTCCGTGTCTGGGGGCTTGGATGGGAGCCTTGGAGGGACAAGCTTCAGTGGGGCGGGCGTCCCGTGGAGGGCGCCGAGTTTGCGGCGGTCTGCTCGAGCAGCCACGTGGTGCTAGGAATCAATCCCACTCGTGCGGCCGGCGGTCCAACCTACACATCGGACAGGACATGGATGGTGATGATGGCCGGAGGATTCCTCCTCACGCAGTATTCGCCGGGACTCGCGGCAATGCTGCACGACGGAGTGCACTGCGCGTTTTACCACGACGTCGATTCGTGCGTCACGCGCGTCTTTCATTTCCTGGCGAGCGTCCGGGAACGGCATGTGATCCGCTCCGCGGGAGAGCAGTTCGTCCGCGCGAATCACACCTACGACCAGCGGATCCCGTTTCTTCTCGAAGATCGAAAGTGGACCAATCCGCTCTGA
- a CDS encoding lysophospholipid acyltransferase family protein → MTPTLAQRLEYYSLRGVVRGLAALDWETACRIGESLGTMGYKPLRIRKDVVEKQIAAAFPEMTPAQVQTIARASFAHLGRTAIETALLPGLGTKGLLDLVKKVDGWEHVERASAAGRGMVIVAGHHGNWELLAGYVAARGIPLDVIVRGMANPLFDSYLNEIRRALGMTVVHDSEAVKLTPRALREGRAVGFVADQGVLGLASTYVNFFGRPAKTPRGAAVFALRFNAPVLFFDALRQPDGSYQVVIEPVEVSLTGDREADVDAIITRFTELLEKWVRRVPAQYFWQHRRWKRQPPDTPPELRDPTRQVDD, encoded by the coding sequence ATGACACCGACACTCGCACAGCGCCTGGAGTACTACTCACTTCGGGGTGTCGTTCGCGGTCTTGCCGCACTCGACTGGGAGACCGCCTGTCGCATCGGCGAGAGCCTCGGCACAATGGGCTACAAGCCGCTTCGAATCCGAAAGGACGTGGTCGAAAAGCAGATTGCCGCGGCATTCCCTGAAATGACACCGGCTCAGGTTCAGACGATCGCGCGGGCTTCGTTCGCTCATCTTGGGCGGACCGCGATCGAAACTGCGTTACTACCCGGGCTTGGCACGAAAGGCCTGCTCGATCTCGTAAAGAAAGTGGATGGCTGGGAGCACGTCGAGCGTGCCAGCGCGGCCGGGAGGGGGATGGTGATCGTCGCCGGCCATCATGGCAACTGGGAGCTGCTGGCCGGATACGTCGCGGCCCGGGGGATCCCACTCGATGTAATCGTCCGCGGCATGGCCAACCCGCTGTTCGATTCGTACCTGAACGAGATCCGCAGGGCACTGGGAATGACGGTCGTTCACGACTCAGAGGCCGTGAAGCTAACGCCTCGAGCTCTTCGCGAGGGCAGAGCAGTCGGATTCGTCGCCGATCAGGGCGTTCTGGGGCTCGCTTCCACCTACGTGAACTTTTTCGGGAGGCCCGCAAAGACCCCCCGCGGCGCCGCGGTATTCGCCTTGCGATTCAATGCCCCGGTCCTGTTCTTCGATGCCCTGCGGCAGCCCGATGGCAGCTATCAGGTAGTAATCGAGCCCGTGGAGGTATCGCTGACCGGGGACAGAGAAGCGGACGTCGATGCCATCATCACACGGTTTACGGAGCTGCTCGAGAAATGGGTGCGACGTGTTCCCGCGCAATACTTCTGGCAGCATCGCAGGTGGAAGCGGCAGCCGCCGGACACGCCCCCGGAACTGAGAGATCCAACACGTCAGGTCGATGACTAG
- a CDS encoding PBP1A family penicillin-binding protein: MATRKDSFRRRHPLVVRGLLLLFTFGVASVLGLAFGSWVLICRGNQCPPVEALDDYTPRQTSKLYAVDGRFIAELGLERRTLVKLDEIPPTVQQAFVITEDKRFYGHAGVDWIRVFGALGRDILARAWDQGFSTITMQLARNVFPERLTREKTLVRKIREAKVARAIEAKYDKKKILELYLNQISLGNGAHGVEVASQRYFGKSVRDLNLAEAATLAALPKAPERYNPRKHPDRAVQRRNTVLGLMRENGAISPADESVARAYPLRLANKEEAGDVAPYFVEWIRQQLDDQFGKQLYEQGLKVFTTLDLDLQSAAERALERQLRLIEAGRYGRYRHESYEHYVARSLAGSEPGANSPYLQGAFVALDPRNGTIRAMVGGRDFYDSKFNRATQALRQPGSAFKPIVYAAAVQNGRPPSYMVNDSPIVVPLGGGGGKDWTPRNFDGQFLGFMPMRRGLYESRNLVAIRLGMELGEQTVINEARNFGLTTPIPPYPSIHIGAADVYPLELISAYSVFANQGIRAAPNAILRVENARQEVLWQQTPARTQVLSPEESWIMVDMMKDVVRRGTAAGVWGAGFHVPAGGKTGTTNDGTNVWFIGYTADLVAGVWIGLDRPQKILGDAQGGRLAAPAWTQFMSEVYRRRTTPPDWPRPISIITREIDVSTGMLQTPYCARDLIRSEFFIPGTEPMMECNKHYGYGYPGYIDSLGRAPDTSSRIPDTIYLPAPPPVPSPLPPPVAPPQTRVVPGGVPIPRPAPPSPRGDTSRSRTIFDTAARVRPRPNAPPRTDTIRRDTLQRPVPR, translated from the coding sequence ATGGCAACGCGTAAAGATTCGTTCCGCCGCCGCCACCCGCTCGTCGTGCGCGGACTGCTGCTGCTCTTCACGTTCGGCGTTGCGTCGGTGCTCGGCCTGGCCTTCGGCTCGTGGGTGCTCATCTGCCGCGGCAACCAGTGCCCTCCGGTCGAAGCTCTCGACGACTACACGCCGCGACAGACGTCCAAGCTCTATGCGGTGGACGGCCGCTTCATCGCCGAGCTCGGCCTCGAGCGACGGACCCTCGTCAAGCTCGACGAGATTCCCCCCACGGTTCAGCAGGCATTCGTCATCACCGAGGACAAGCGCTTTTACGGCCACGCCGGCGTTGACTGGATTCGTGTTTTTGGAGCACTGGGCCGCGACATTCTGGCCCGCGCGTGGGATCAGGGCTTTTCCACGATTACGATGCAGTTGGCGCGAAACGTTTTTCCGGAGCGGCTGACGCGTGAGAAGACGCTCGTTCGCAAGATTCGCGAAGCGAAGGTCGCCCGGGCGATCGAGGCGAAGTACGACAAAAAGAAGATTCTCGAGCTCTACCTCAACCAGATTTCTCTGGGCAACGGCGCGCACGGTGTAGAGGTAGCATCGCAGCGATATTTCGGAAAATCCGTCCGCGACCTGAACCTGGCAGAGGCGGCGACTCTTGCTGCCCTTCCAAAAGCGCCTGAGCGATACAACCCTCGCAAGCATCCCGACCGCGCGGTTCAGCGGCGCAACACCGTGCTCGGTCTCATGCGCGAGAACGGCGCAATCAGCCCTGCCGATGAGAGTGTGGCGCGCGCATACCCGCTCAGGCTGGCCAACAAGGAAGAAGCCGGCGACGTCGCCCCTTATTTCGTGGAGTGGATCCGCCAGCAGCTCGACGATCAGTTCGGCAAGCAGCTGTACGAGCAGGGTCTCAAGGTATTCACCACACTCGATCTCGACCTGCAGTCCGCCGCCGAGCGCGCGCTCGAGCGACAGCTCCGGCTGATAGAAGCGGGTAGATACGGAAGGTACCGGCATGAAAGCTACGAGCATTACGTCGCTCGCAGCCTTGCCGGCAGCGAGCCAGGGGCAAACTCGCCGTACCTGCAGGGCGCGTTCGTCGCGCTCGATCCGCGCAACGGGACGATCCGGGCGATGGTGGGAGGACGCGATTTCTACGACTCGAAGTTCAATCGCGCCACGCAAGCGCTGCGGCAGCCCGGCTCTGCTTTCAAGCCCATCGTCTACGCTGCCGCGGTGCAGAACGGCCGTCCCCCATCGTACATGGTGAACGACTCGCCGATCGTCGTGCCCCTCGGAGGCGGTGGCGGCAAGGATTGGACGCCGAGGAATTTCGACGGACAGTTTCTGGGATTCATGCCCATGCGCCGCGGACTCTATGAGTCCCGCAACCTCGTGGCGATCCGCCTCGGAATGGAGCTCGGCGAGCAGACAGTGATCAACGAAGCCCGCAATTTCGGGTTGACGACGCCTATTCCACCGTATCCCTCCATTCACATCGGCGCGGCGGATGTCTATCCGCTAGAGCTGATCTCCGCATACTCGGTCTTCGCGAATCAGGGAATTCGTGCTGCGCCGAATGCCATCCTTCGCGTGGAGAACGCGCGACAGGAAGTCCTCTGGCAGCAGACGCCGGCGCGGACGCAGGTGCTTTCACCCGAAGAGTCCTGGATCATGGTGGACATGATGAAGGACGTCGTTCGTCGCGGCACAGCCGCCGGTGTGTGGGGCGCCGGCTTCCATGTTCCCGCAGGTGGCAAGACTGGAACGACCAACGACGGCACGAACGTCTGGTTTATCGGCTACACTGCGGACCTCGTCGCGGGAGTGTGGATAGGGCTCGATCGGCCGCAGAAAATCCTTGGCGACGCGCAGGGCGGACGGCTCGCGGCACCCGCGTGGACGCAGTTCATGTCGGAGGTCTATCGCCGCCGAACCACGCCGCCCGACTGGCCGCGTCCGATTTCGATCATCACGCGTGAGATAGACGTCAGCACCGGCATGCTGCAAACGCCTTACTGCGCGCGAGACCTGATTCGCTCGGAGTTCTTCATTCCCGGCACCGAGCCGATGATGGAATGCAACAAGCATTACGGCTATGGCTACCCCGGGTACATCGATAGTCTGGGGCGGGCACCCGACACGTCTTCGCGAATTCCCGATACGATCTATCTGCCCGCGCCACCACCGGTGCCGAGTCCGTTGCCGCCTCCGGTTGCTCCGCCGCAAACCCGGGTTGTGCCGGGCGGCGTGCCGATTCCACGCCCTGCGCCACCTTCGCCGCGCGGAGATACCAGCCGATCGAGAACCATTTTCGATACTGCTGCACGAGTGCGTCCTCGACCCAATGCGCCGCCGAGGACCGATACGATCCGCCGCGACACTCTCCAAAGGCCGGTACCTCGCTGA
- a CDS encoding glycosyltransferase family 4 protein, with amino-acid sequence MNHIFVTQDYPPVGGGMSRRYVELCRRFGDSTTSIEVSTVSAPDAGAFDSGEHYPIHRQPFSFAEANRFFNQVRWGAWLDRHCRNHVDVIHCGNIRPVGYAVTWPAIRARIPYLLYVNGGDLLREQLKSKESRLKRAGTRRILGSAAGIVPLSKWAGELAGEVMDAVGIKTVPPIGAFDLGTDPEQFDPARDTGMLRARWGVGRAPLLITVARLVPHKGQDFAIRALAALSDEFPDLRYVMVGEGHDEQRLRDLTRELGVADRVIFTGRLEDAELPEVYATSTIYVGLSRVDREINAEGFGIAFVEAGASGIPSVAGDSGGVRSAVRDGETGIIVPPADIDSITAAIASLLRDDARRRSMGEAARRAVETHYNWDRVARDTREFVYSVVGEQTVGR; translated from the coding sequence GTGAATCACATCTTCGTCACGCAGGACTATCCACCGGTCGGCGGCGGGATGTCGAGGCGTTACGTGGAGCTGTGTCGTCGATTCGGTGACTCGACGACGTCCATCGAAGTCTCCACCGTGTCGGCGCCGGACGCCGGCGCGTTCGATTCCGGCGAACACTATCCCATCCACAGACAGCCCTTTTCGTTCGCCGAAGCGAATCGATTCTTCAACCAGGTTCGATGGGGAGCATGGCTCGACCGGCACTGCCGGAACCATGTTGACGTAATTCATTGCGGCAACATCAGGCCGGTTGGGTACGCGGTGACGTGGCCGGCCATTCGTGCGCGCATACCTTACCTGCTCTACGTAAACGGAGGCGACCTGTTGCGGGAGCAGCTCAAGTCGAAGGAAAGCCGGCTCAAACGCGCAGGCACTCGCCGGATACTCGGCAGCGCCGCCGGCATCGTCCCTCTCTCAAAGTGGGCCGGCGAGCTGGCCGGTGAAGTGATGGATGCCGTCGGAATAAAAACCGTTCCGCCGATTGGAGCGTTCGATCTGGGGACCGACCCCGAGCAGTTCGATCCAGCGCGTGATACCGGAATGCTGCGGGCTCGCTGGGGAGTCGGACGAGCGCCACTCCTTATCACCGTCGCCCGGCTCGTTCCCCACAAGGGCCAGGATTTCGCGATCCGCGCGCTCGCGGCGCTGAGCGACGAATTCCCGGACCTGCGCTATGTAATGGTAGGGGAGGGTCACGACGAGCAACGCCTCCGCGATCTCACACGCGAGCTCGGCGTCGCCGATCGCGTGATCTTCACGGGCCGGCTCGAGGACGCCGAGCTTCCCGAAGTGTACGCGACTTCGACGATCTACGTCGGGCTTTCGAGAGTCGACCGAGAGATCAACGCCGAAGGATTCGGCATTGCCTTCGTCGAAGCCGGAGCGTCCGGAATTCCGTCGGTCGCGGGAGACTCGGGCGGCGTGCGATCGGCAGTTCGGGACGGAGAGACCGGAATCATCGTCCCACCTGCGGACATCGACTCGATCACGGCCGCGATCGCATCACTTCTGCGTGACGACGCCCGCCGGCGATCGATGGGAGAAGCGGCGCGTCGAGCCGTTGAAACGCATTACAACTGGGACCGCGTTGCTCGCGACACGCGCGAGTTTGTTTATTCCGTCGTGGGCGAGCAAACGGTCGGACGATGA
- the tyrS gene encoding tyrosine--tRNA ligase, giving the protein MPHPNAVLDELSWRGLVHQHSDGLADALAKAPVSAYAGFDPSASSMHVGNLIPVMGLMHLQRSGHRPFVVVGGGTGLIGDPSGKTAERQLHSMETVEANTRAIRAQLENFLDFSGANAAQIRNNADWLVPLAAVDFMRDVGKHFTVNYMLAKESVQARMEAGISYTEFSYMLLQAYDFRELFRRDGVTLQVGGSDQWGNITAGMELIRRTEGGEANALTFPLVMTASGTKFGKTESGNVWLDPERTSPYQFYQFWINVDDRDVGKYLRYFTLLSREEIESLERAVEERPESRAAQQALARDVTTRVHGADAARVAEDVSRLLFAKGDPASLSREALEALSREVPFTETSDTPTVVDALVQLGLTASKSAARRLIEQGGVAVNGQRISAGSDSLGEPLMGAYYLLKKGGRDFGLLRVRS; this is encoded by the coding sequence ATGCCTCACCCGAACGCAGTACTCGACGAGCTGAGCTGGCGCGGCCTGGTGCATCAGCACAGCGACGGCCTCGCTGACGCTCTGGCGAAAGCGCCGGTCTCCGCGTACGCCGGCTTCGATCCCAGCGCGTCGAGCATGCACGTCGGCAACCTGATTCCAGTGATGGGGCTGATGCACCTGCAGCGCAGCGGGCATCGGCCGTTCGTCGTCGTTGGTGGAGGCACCGGACTCATCGGCGATCCAAGCGGGAAGACGGCGGAGCGGCAGCTTCATTCGATGGAGACTGTCGAAGCCAACACACGCGCTATACGCGCGCAGCTCGAGAACTTTCTCGACTTCTCAGGAGCAAACGCCGCGCAGATTCGAAACAACGCCGACTGGCTCGTGCCGCTCGCCGCCGTTGATTTCATGCGCGACGTCGGCAAGCATTTCACGGTCAACTACATGCTTGCCAAGGAGTCGGTGCAGGCGCGCATGGAGGCGGGAATCTCATACACCGAGTTCTCGTACATGCTGCTGCAGGCGTACGACTTCCGTGAGCTGTTCCGACGCGACGGAGTGACGCTTCAGGTCGGCGGCAGCGACCAATGGGGAAATATCACTGCGGGCATGGAGCTCATTCGTCGCACCGAAGGCGGGGAGGCGAACGCGCTGACTTTTCCGCTGGTCATGACGGCGAGCGGAACAAAATTCGGGAAGACGGAGTCGGGCAATGTGTGGCTCGATCCGGAGCGGACGTCGCCGTACCAGTTCTATCAGTTCTGGATCAACGTGGACGATCGCGACGTCGGGAAGTACCTGCGCTACTTCACCTTGCTTTCACGAGAGGAGATCGAGTCGCTCGAGCGCGCGGTCGAGGAGCGCCCGGAGTCGAGAGCCGCCCAGCAGGCGCTGGCGCGCGACGTGACCACGCGGGTTCACGGTGCGGACGCCGCGCGCGTGGCGGAGGACGTCTCGCGCCTCTTGTTCGCAAAGGGCGACCCGGCGTCGCTCTCGCGCGAGGCACTCGAAGCGCTCAGCCGTGAAGTGCCGTTTACGGAAACGTCCGATACACCGACTGTGGTAGACGCGCTGGTGCAGCTCGGCCTCACAGCGTCGAAAAGCGCCGCGCGCAGGTTGATCGAGCAAGGCGGCGTGGCGGTGAATGGTCAGCGCATATCGGCGGGATCTGATTCACTCGGCGAGCCGCTTATGGGCGCGTACTACCTGCTCAAGAAAGGCGGGCGGGACTTCGGATTGCTTCGGGTTCGTTCATAG